A single window of Gemmatimonadota bacterium DNA harbors:
- a CDS encoding ferritin produces MINTNINAALNEQLNMEYYSAYSYLAMSAYFLTQNLNGFAHWMRVQAQEELTHGMKIYDFLDDREADIRFSAIDTPKQCWDSPLEVFEDSLAQEQRVSQSIYNIADLALSERDHATHTFLQWFIAEQVEEEAIVRELIDTIKLVGIEGNGLFLLDRDLAQRQLNGTDTAEGQ; encoded by the coding sequence ATGATCAACACAAACATAAACGCCGCGCTCAATGAGCAACTCAATATGGAATATTACTCGGCTTATAGTTATCTGGCGATGTCCGCGTATTTTCTCACGCAAAATCTCAACGGCTTTGCCCATTGGATGCGCGTTCAAGCCCAGGAAGAACTCACCCATGGCATGAAAATATACGACTTCCTTGACGACCGCGAGGCCGATATACGCTTTAGCGCCATTGATACCCCCAAACAGTGTTGGGACAGCCCTCTGGAAGTATTTGAAGACAGCCTTGCCCAGGAACAAAGAGTCTCTCAAAGCATCTACAACATCGCCGATCTCGCCCTGTCCGAACGCGACCACGCCACCCATACCTTTCTCCAGTGGTTTATTGCTGAACAGGTCGAAGAAGAAGCCATTGTCAGGGAATTGATCGACACGATCAAGCTGGTCGGCATAGAGGGCAACGGCTTGTTCTTGCTCGACCGCGACCTCGCCCAGCGACAACTCAACGGCACAGACACTGCCGAGGGCCAATAG
- a CDS encoding heme ABC transporter ATP-binding protein yields MFEARQVSVLIDGHHLLKRVSIQIAPGKVVAVLGPNGAGKSTLVKVMCGEWVPSEGTVRIDGCPIADLTPVECAKQRAILPQQSFLTFPFRVLDVVLMGRFPHVKGIESARDYEIAQEALKWVGVAHLEQRVYPTLSGGEQQRVQFARVLAQIWDKHLTAGRYLLLDEPTTSLDLSHQHQVLQLARKWASNETGVLCVLHDLNLASQYADEVHVLKNGEQVASGAPDQVLTPEVISDAFDIRVQQIIHPVKKFPLIVPT; encoded by the coding sequence ATGTTTGAAGCGCGCCAGGTTTCTGTTCTGATTGATGGGCACCATCTGCTCAAACGCGTTTCGATCCAGATCGCACCGGGCAAAGTTGTAGCCGTGCTCGGGCCAAATGGCGCGGGCAAATCCACATTGGTAAAAGTGATGTGTGGTGAGTGGGTCCCCTCTGAGGGAACGGTCAGGATAGATGGGTGTCCGATTGCCGATTTAACACCTGTTGAATGTGCGAAACAGCGCGCGATTTTACCACAACAGTCTTTTTTGACTTTCCCCTTCCGCGTTTTAGACGTGGTGCTCATGGGGCGCTTCCCACACGTAAAAGGCATAGAAAGCGCGCGGGATTATGAGATTGCACAGGAGGCTTTGAAATGGGTAGGCGTGGCGCACCTGGAACAGCGCGTTTATCCAACACTATCGGGAGGAGAGCAACAGCGGGTGCAATTTGCGCGCGTACTGGCCCAAATCTGGGACAAACATCTCACCGCAGGGCGATACCTGCTGCTGGACGAACCAACGACAAGCCTGGATTTATCGCATCAACATCAGGTATTGCAACTGGCACGGAAATGGGCCAGCAATGAAACAGGTGTGCTCTGCGTGTTGCACGACCTCAACCTGGCTTCCCAATATGCCGACGAGGTACATGTATTGAAAAATGGCGAACAAGTGGCCAGTGGTGCTCCCGATCAGGTATTGACGCCAGAAGTGATTTCAGATGCATTTGATATTCGCGTACAGCAAATTATCCATCCCGTCAAAAAATTTCCTCTCATTGTACCCACATAA
- a CDS encoding antibiotic biosynthesis monooxygenase, whose product MIAVANRIFVNPEYAEQFEERFRNRAHLVDGMPGFISNKVLRPKKKDHPYIVLTFWESHEHFKNWVNSEAFQKGHARSGSLPKEAFTGSNQLEIHEVFLGSERKETV is encoded by the coding sequence ATGATAGCTGTTGCCAATCGCATCTTTGTAAATCCAGAATACGCCGAGCAATTTGAAGAGCGTTTTCGCAATCGAGCACACCTGGTGGATGGCATGCCGGGTTTTATCTCCAACAAAGTATTACGCCCGAAAAAAAAGGATCATCCCTATATCGTGCTCACCTTTTGGGAATCGCACGAACATTTCAAAAACTGGGTCAATTCCGAAGCATTTCAAAAAGGCCACGCCAGATCGGGATCGTTGCCCAAAGAGGCGTTTACAGGTTCAAACCAATTGGAGATTCACGAGGTTTTTCTGGGCTCTGAACGTAAGGAGACGGTCTAA
- a CDS encoding PepSY-associated TM helix domain-containing protein produces the protein MNWRKILFRLHGWLGLNTGLLLFVVCFSGSFATLSHEIDWLFNPAMRVETRNAPYDWSAMYKTLGDEFPDGIASGIYAPEGNGFSALAYVSLNGQTRKVYLDPYTGVLKGHTSFFNVQRFFRTFHRRFFDGTRGIVLVTLTAFTLLVSSLSGFFFYKGWLKQLFSLRADRGPRRLWSDLHKTTGIWVLIFVFLSAATGVFYFVEVCFQAADNYKALLPPPLPQVDKTSLDNYGPQPALHAPNEYAKRALAAFPGLTIRSLRLPTRIGAPVYLDGQAGNPLVRDRANKILLHPFSGEVIAIQHSADLAAIPFITDLVDPLHFGYFGGLATKIIWCIFGLVLSFSILAGTYLWVVRKKSIPSQAFPWLRGATVSFILTLAYFIVAVFSTIEGIYNYGAQTAPPFVITEQPVGPYQIRMTCAVPCNPSEGMRLTAKFLGKGFPNYKGVSIGELEGESVNLKGMASAPTVTLTTKPNTPLQLQIAMWDNTTYKTVFEGPGAIPGPPVASSLPDTPTGVWATIAIFAALTFGAIIGWFYLLWRSAMWPSSRVKEEPVT, from the coding sequence ATGAATTGGCGCAAGATACTTTTTCGCCTGCACGGCTGGTTGGGGCTAAACACTGGCTTGCTGCTTTTTGTGGTCTGCTTTTCCGGATCATTTGCCACTCTATCCCATGAAATAGATTGGTTGTTCAATCCCGCAATGCGCGTCGAAACCCGCAACGCGCCTTATGATTGGAGTGCAATGTACAAAACATTGGGCGATGAGTTTCCCGACGGAATCGCGTCGGGCATTTATGCACCCGAAGGCAATGGTTTTTCTGCCCTGGCGTATGTATCCCTAAACGGACAAACGCGAAAAGTCTATCTCGATCCATATACCGGCGTGCTGAAAGGCCATACCAGTTTTTTTAATGTGCAGCGTTTTTTTCGCACTTTTCACCGGCGTTTTTTCGACGGCACGCGAGGCATCGTCCTCGTCACGCTCACCGCATTTACATTGCTCGTATCAAGTCTATCTGGATTCTTTTTTTACAAAGGCTGGCTCAAACAATTGTTCTCACTACGCGCGGATAGAGGACCGCGCAGGCTCTGGTCAGACCTGCACAAAACCACGGGAATATGGGTGCTCATATTCGTCTTCCTGAGTGCGGCTACAGGCGTGTTCTACTTTGTTGAAGTGTGTTTTCAAGCCGCAGACAACTACAAAGCACTGCTGCCACCGCCTCTTCCTCAGGTCGATAAAACATCACTCGACAATTACGGTCCACAGCCCGCGTTGCACGCGCCCAACGAATACGCAAAACGCGCCCTGGCGGCGTTTCCCGGCCTGACAATCCGATCTCTGCGCCTGCCAACTCGTATTGGCGCACCGGTCTATTTGGACGGACAAGCGGGCAATCCACTCGTCAGAGACCGAGCCAACAAAATACTGTTGCATCCATTTAGCGGCGAAGTTATTGCCATACAACACAGCGCAGACCTCGCAGCCATACCTTTCATTACAGATCTGGTAGATCCCCTTCACTTTGGCTATTTCGGCGGTCTCGCAACCAAAATCATCTGGTGCATTTTTGGATTGGTGCTGTCGTTTTCAATTTTAGCAGGTACGTACCTATGGGTAGTGCGCAAGAAATCTATTCCCTCGCAAGCATTTCCGTGGTTGCGCGGTGCAACCGTGTCCTTCATTCTCACACTGGCATATTTTATTGTTGCAGTGTTCTCCACAATTGAAGGCATTTACAATTACGGCGCACAAACCGCCCCACCATTTGTCATCACCGAGCAACCCGTTGGCCCCTATCAAATAAGAATGACCTGTGCAGTTCCTTGCAATCCATCAGAAGGCATGCGACTCACCGCAAAGTTTTTGGGCAAAGGTTTTCCAAATTACAAAGGAGTTTCTATAGGCGAATTGGAGGGCGAATCCGTCAATTTGAAAGGAATGGCATCTGCACCAACGGTCACCCTCACCACTAAACCCAATACCCCGCTTCAATTGCAAATCGCAATGTGGGACAATACCACTTACAAAACCGTATTTGAGGGACCGGGCGCAATACCCGGCCCACCTGTTGCATCTTCTCTGCCCGATACACCAACGGGCGTCTGGGCTACTATCGCAATTTTCGCGGCCCTCACTTTCGGGGCCATCATCGGTTGGTTCTATTTGTTGTGGCGCAGTGCAATGTGGCCTTCGTCCAGAGTCAAAGAGGAGCCTGTGACTTGA
- a CDS encoding TonB-dependent receptor, with the protein MRYVLDGMKWIGLLLFLIWQCNAVAAKDETGRIQGVVQTSERTPLPNVNITIANTSLGTASSSTGRFSFNNVQAGDYVLIARLVGYHPIQKEIKISTNTTARMTIVLTPETIALPPIVVTGTKSSRKVENAPIQTQVITKREIDASGVINLGALLAEQTGLSVISDHGMGVQMQGFDPDYTLILLDGEPIIGRTAGTLDLDRFLVNNLEQVEIVKGPTSSLYGSEALAGVINLITRMPEKPFSISVRPRYGSFGSLNITGELETHQREIGTSFFIDRSQSDGYDHTPETISPTTPEYVTYTLNPKIVYHPNQRTTLSLAARVFVEDQYSLDEIYANGAIEAIHSDARLTDWNINPKIVFQWTPGLQITGKFYTTRYHTKSELTYRNSGETYSASTFAQTYHKAEVQAQKLIGKTNLITVGAGGIWESVKADRITGGRQTSQNTFAFLQEEWLPTTYLNIVLSGRIDAHSDYATRLSPKAALLIKPIPSLRLRASIGSGFKAPTFQQLYLDFTNPSVGYSVLGSTFMREGLALLQREGRIAAILQDVESLEQIRAESAVSYNGGIEIAPRPSISAKINFFRNNVQDLIEASPIARKMSGQSVYTYFNLNRVFTKGIESDLTLNPFPGVTLSAGYQYLETGDEEVLDKIEADQIVKIDTETNKLRHVEISEYGGLYNRSKHMATMRFFFHNEKLGFSGSLRGIYRGRYGYRDRNLNTILDAPEEYAPGYDLWHISISQHIRKVATVQLGIDNIFDEKRLDYTPSLPGRTLYAGLTKSF; encoded by the coding sequence ATGAGATACGTACTGGATGGAATGAAATGGATTGGATTGCTCCTCTTCCTGATCTGGCAATGCAATGCCGTTGCGGCAAAAGATGAAACAGGTCGGATTCAAGGCGTGGTGCAAACATCTGAAAGAACGCCGCTACCCAATGTGAATATCACCATTGCAAATACATCATTGGGAACTGCGAGCTCATCGACAGGGCGGTTTTCTTTCAACAATGTGCAGGCTGGTGATTACGTCCTAATAGCGCGTCTGGTAGGATATCATCCCATACAAAAAGAAATAAAAATCTCGACAAACACCACCGCGCGAATGACCATCGTGTTGACACCCGAAACCATTGCATTGCCACCGATTGTTGTCACAGGCACCAAATCGTCTCGCAAAGTCGAAAATGCGCCCATCCAAACCCAGGTCATTACCAAACGAGAAATCGATGCATCTGGCGTAATAAATCTGGGAGCTTTACTGGCCGAACAAACCGGGCTGTCCGTCATATCCGATCACGGCATGGGCGTTCAGATGCAGGGATTTGACCCCGATTATACGCTTATTCTCCTGGATGGCGAACCCATCATCGGACGCACAGCGGGAACGCTCGACCTGGATCGCTTTTTGGTGAACAATCTCGAGCAAGTAGAAATCGTCAAAGGACCTACATCGTCGCTCTATGGCAGTGAGGCACTCGCCGGGGTGATTAACCTCATCACGCGAATGCCTGAAAAACCATTCTCCATATCTGTGCGTCCGCGCTATGGGAGCTTCGGTTCTTTGAATATCACCGGCGAATTAGAAACCCACCAACGCGAGATTGGAACCTCATTCTTTATCGACAGAAGCCAAAGTGACGGATATGACCACACCCCCGAAACGATTTCTCCAACCACGCCAGAATATGTCACCTACACGTTAAATCCCAAAATCGTTTACCACCCCAATCAACGAACCACGCTATCGCTTGCGGCGCGGGTATTTGTAGAAGACCAGTACAGCCTGGATGAGATCTACGCAAACGGTGCGATAGAGGCCATCCACAGTGATGCGCGACTGACGGATTGGAATATCAATCCCAAAATCGTCTTTCAATGGACACCCGGTCTCCAAATAACGGGAAAATTTTACACCACCAGATACCACACCAAAAGCGAACTCACCTATCGCAACAGCGGCGAGACCTACTCTGCCTCAACTTTTGCCCAAACCTATCACAAAGCCGAAGTACAGGCCCAAAAGCTCATAGGAAAAACAAATCTGATCACAGTGGGCGCAGGAGGCATTTGGGAATCGGTCAAAGCAGACCGCATCACAGGTGGGCGACAAACCTCGCAAAACACCTTTGCTTTTTTGCAAGAAGAATGGTTGCCCACCACCTATCTCAACATCGTCCTCAGCGGACGCATTGATGCACACAGCGATTACGCAACCCGTCTGAGTCCCAAAGCAGCACTCCTCATCAAACCGATACCCTCTCTGCGTCTCCGCGCCTCCATCGGCAGTGGTTTCAAAGCACCCACCTTTCAGCAATTGTATCTGGATTTTACAAATCCCTCCGTGGGTTATTCCGTGTTGGGATCAACATTCATGCGCGAAGGCCTGGCATTACTACAGCGCGAAGGCCGTATTGCCGCCATCTTGCAAGATGTTGAATCCCTGGAACAGATTCGCGCCGAAAGTGCGGTTTCATATAACGGAGGCATTGAAATCGCCCCGCGCCCCAGTATATCCGCCAAAATCAATTTCTTCCGCAATAACGTACAGGACCTCATCGAAGCCTCGCCCATCGCGCGCAAAATGAGCGGCCAGAGTGTCTATACCTATTTCAACCTCAATCGCGTCTTTACAAAAGGCATAGAAAGCGACCTCACACTAAACCCATTCCCAGGCGTGACCTTATCTGCGGGCTATCAGTATTTGGAAACCGGAGACGAAGAAGTCCTAGACAAAATCGAAGCCGATCAAATTGTAAAAATTGACACAGAAACCAACAAGCTGCGCCACGTTGAAATATCCGAATACGGCGGTTTGTACAACCGCTCAAAACACATGGCCACTATGCGATTCTTTTTTCACAATGAGAAACTCGGATTTAGCGGGAGTTTGCGCGGTATTTATCGGGGGCGGTACGGTTATCGCGACCGCAACTTAAATACCATCTTAGACGCACCAGAAGAATATGCACCCGGTTATGACCTCTGGCACATCTCCATATCCCAACACATCCGCAAAGTAGCGACAGTTCAATTGGGCATCGACAACATATTCGATGAAAAACGACTGGACTACACCCCTTCACTACCCGGGCGAACACTCTATGCGGGATTGACAAAGAGCTTCTAA
- a CDS encoding ferritin: MIPEKVLMALNEQLNFEFHSAFHYLAMETYFHEVNLHGFAHYMREQYKEERQHALKIVDYINARNCRVLLKQIAEPPSEWASPLEVFEDAHQQEQKSSGMINDLVDLSLNERDHATEIFLKWFIEKQVEEEAQISSIVQKLKLVGDDAYGLFLLDRDMGG; this comes from the coding sequence ATGATTCCCGAAAAGGTCCTCATGGCTTTGAACGAGCAACTCAATTTTGAGTTCCATTCGGCATTTCACTATCTCGCCATGGAGACGTATTTTCACGAGGTAAATCTGCACGGGTTTGCCCATTATATGCGCGAGCAATACAAAGAAGAACGGCAGCACGCGCTCAAGATTGTGGATTATATTAATGCGCGGAACTGTCGGGTTCTGCTCAAGCAGATCGCCGAACCACCTTCTGAGTGGGCATCCCCTCTGGAGGTTTTTGAAGATGCGCATCAGCAAGAGCAGAAATCCAGTGGGATGATCAATGATCTGGTTGATCTCTCACTGAACGAGCGCGACCATGCAACGGAGATTTTCTTGAAGTGGTTTATCGAGAAACAGGTAGAAGAGGAGGCGCAAATCAGCAGTATTGTGCAAAAGTTGAAGCTGGTAGGCGATGACGCTTATGGTCTGTTTTTACTGGATCGGGATATGGGGGGATAG
- a CDS encoding hemin ABC transporter substrate-binding protein, with amino-acid sequence MRRVIILLILCCGLFAQAHADEHAQRVVSVGGDITEIVYALAADSLLVGVDTSSQYPEAATSLPKVGYQRRLSAEGVLSLNPTLVLASADAGPPAALEQIRQADVRVVVLPDSHTVDVALKKIRVIASAIKKTEKGEALAQKLSDDMQQTRQLLAKVSRHPRVLFIYARGQGTMLVSGKNTSADAVINLAGGVNAVTEYDGYKPLTSEAVVAAAPDVILMLESGLESLGDIDDLLKVPGVALTPAGQKRRIVTMNGIYLLGFGPRLADAVRDLSHLLHPQLKDGS; translated from the coding sequence ATGCGTCGCGTAATCATTCTTCTAATCCTGTGTTGCGGATTATTCGCACAAGCCCATGCCGATGAACACGCACAGCGCGTCGTATCGGTAGGTGGCGACATCACAGAGATTGTGTACGCACTCGCCGCCGATTCACTCCTGGTAGGTGTAGATACATCCAGCCAATATCCCGAAGCCGCGACATCCCTGCCCAAAGTGGGATACCAGCGCCGGCTCTCAGCCGAAGGCGTATTGTCTCTAAACCCAACCCTGGTATTGGCCAGTGCAGATGCGGGGCCACCCGCGGCTCTGGAACAAATTCGCCAGGCCGACGTACGGGTAGTGGTACTGCCCGACTCACATACCGTAGATGTAGCTTTAAAAAAGATCCGTGTGATTGCCAGCGCAATAAAAAAGACGGAAAAAGGGGAGGCTCTCGCACAAAAATTATCTGACGATATGCAGCAAACGCGCCAATTGCTCGCAAAAGTCTCTCGTCATCCCCGCGTATTATTTATCTATGCACGGGGGCAGGGCACAATGTTAGTATCGGGAAAAAATACATCTGCCGATGCCGTGATCAATTTGGCAGGCGGCGTGAATGCCGTGACCGAATACGACGGATATAAACCTTTAACGTCTGAGGCAGTAGTCGCTGCGGCACCCGATGTCATTTTGATGCTCGAAAGCGGACTGGAAAGCCTGGGTGATATAGATGATCTGCTCAAAGTACCCGGCGTAGCATTGACACCGGCGGGGCAGAAACGGCGCATTGTGACGATGAATGGCATTTATCTGTTGGGATTCGGTCCCCGATTGGCCGATGCAGTGCGCGACCTGTCTCATCTATTACACCCACAATTGAAAGATGGGTCATGA
- a CDS encoding iron ABC transporter permease, with translation MSAAPTVLQRDGIRISRLQIKRTSLILLALCALLCVLVVASVGIGAVSVTPAQVLSIFAKRMGFSVEQTFQSHQEAVVVAIRLPRVLLNVLVGAGLAVSGAAMQGLFRNPLADPGLIGVSSGAALAAVSVIVLGATVLKGLSEILGIFTLPIAAFIGGVAATLLVYQLSATSGRVAVATMLLAGIAINALSGALTGLLTFVATDAQLRNITFWSMGNMGGATWTSVSVVTPFIIISVCLLGLYGRALNIFLLGEAEARHLGVSVERMKREVVTLAALAVGASVSVVGIIGFVGLVVPHLLRLSIGPDHRYLIPGAALLGASLLMAADLVARTLVAPAELPIGIVTAVIGVPFFLFLLLQNRNRQVF, from the coding sequence ATGAGCGCGGCACCAACAGTTTTACAACGGGATGGTATTCGCATTTCGCGCTTACAAATAAAACGAACCTCTCTGATATTGCTGGCACTGTGCGCCTTGCTATGCGTACTGGTGGTGGCCTCGGTGGGCATTGGCGCAGTATCTGTTACACCCGCACAGGTTTTGTCGATTTTTGCAAAACGAATGGGATTTTCTGTTGAGCAAACATTTCAATCGCACCAGGAAGCTGTTGTCGTCGCCATTCGGCTACCGAGAGTCCTGTTGAACGTGCTCGTCGGAGCCGGATTGGCTGTATCTGGCGCTGCCATGCAGGGGCTTTTCCGCAACCCATTGGCCGACCCCGGTTTGATTGGCGTGTCAAGTGGCGCCGCATTAGCTGCGGTATCGGTGATTGTCCTGGGTGCGACTGTATTGAAGGGCCTGTCGGAGATTTTGGGCATCTTTACACTGCCCATTGCCGCATTTATCGGAGGGGTCGCTGCAACACTACTGGTCTATCAATTGTCCGCGACAAGTGGACGCGTAGCTGTTGCAACAATGCTGTTGGCCGGCATTGCCATCAATGCGTTGAGCGGTGCATTAACGGGTTTATTGACATTTGTGGCAACAGATGCCCAGTTGCGCAATATCACATTCTGGAGCATGGGCAACATGGGTGGCGCGACCTGGACCTCGGTGAGCGTAGTAACGCCTTTTATTATTATATCAGTCTGTTTGCTCGGTCTCTATGGACGCGCGCTCAACATCTTTTTATTGGGCGAAGCCGAAGCCAGACATCTGGGCGTATCTGTCGAACGCATGAAGCGCGAAGTGGTGACACTGGCCGCGCTCGCTGTGGGTGCATCGGTTTCTGTGGTGGGCATAATCGGATTTGTCGGCCTGGTGGTGCCGCACCTTCTGCGGTTGTCAATTGGGCCAGATCATCGCTACTTAATCCCGGGGGCAGCACTCCTGGGGGCTTCTCTATTGATGGCCGCTGATCTGGTAGCACGCACGCTTGTCGCACCTGCCGAATTGCCCATAGGCATTGTAACAGCAGTCATCGGCGTACCCTTTTTCCTGTTTTTATTACTACAAAATCGCAACCGACAGGTGTTTTGA